In Salinigranum marinum, one DNA window encodes the following:
- a CDS encoding TIGR04024 family LLM class F420-dependent oxidoreductase, which translates to MTTDSDATDADGTADADLGVHLPVAAQPSLDDLVGVGVHAEALGYERAWLPETWGRDAVTTLALLAERTAEIGIGSSLLNVYSRSPALLGETAATLQEASGGRFRLGLGPSGPAVIEGWHGVDFDRPLRRTRESVEIVRQVLAGDVVRYDGDCFELDGFRLRCAPPETPPPIDVGGMGPKAVELAGRFADGWHALMCSPDGLQSRAEDLERGASLGDRSADDVRVTLVLPCAVSEGDGGDRAHELVTEHVAFYVGGMGTFYRDALVRQGYDAAHDAHVAWGAGDREHAVEIVRGFVDDLAVWGTPEAARAALDRFCAVGVVDEVAVALPRGATDDDVAATVDALAPRA; encoded by the coding sequence GTGACCACGGACTCCGACGCGACGGACGCGGACGGGACCGCCGACGCCGACCTCGGCGTCCACCTCCCAGTCGCCGCCCAGCCCTCACTCGACGACCTCGTCGGCGTCGGCGTCCACGCGGAAGCGCTCGGCTACGAGCGCGCGTGGCTCCCGGAGACGTGGGGCCGGGACGCGGTGACGACGCTCGCACTCCTGGCCGAGCGCACGGCCGAGATCGGGATCGGATCGAGCCTGCTCAACGTCTACTCGCGGTCGCCGGCGCTGCTCGGGGAGACCGCCGCCACCCTCCAAGAAGCGTCCGGCGGACGGTTCAGGCTTGGCCTCGGACCGAGCGGGCCGGCCGTGATCGAGGGGTGGCACGGTGTCGACTTCGACCGCCCGCTCAGGCGGACCCGCGAGTCCGTCGAGATCGTCAGGCAGGTGCTCGCCGGTGACGTCGTCCGGTACGACGGCGACTGCTTCGAACTCGACGGCTTCCGACTGCGGTGTGCCCCGCCCGAGACGCCACCGCCGATCGACGTCGGCGGGATGGGACCGAAGGCGGTCGAACTCGCCGGCCGGTTCGCCGACGGCTGGCACGCGCTCATGTGCTCGCCCGACGGGCTTCAAAGCAGGGCCGAGGACCTCGAACGCGGGGCCTCGCTTGGTGACCGGTCGGCCGACGACGTACGCGTGACCCTCGTGCTCCCCTGTGCGGTCAGCGAGGGCGACGGGGGCGACCGGGCGCACGAACTCGTGACGGAACACGTCGCGTTCTACGTCGGTGGGATGGGGACGTTCTACCGCGACGCGCTCGTCCGGCAGGGGTACGACGCGGCGCACGATGCGCACGTGGCGTGGGGTGCGGGCGACCGAGAACACGCCGTCGAGATCGTCCGGGGGTTCGTCGACGACCTCGCCGTGTGGGGAACACCCGAGGCGGCGCGGGCGGCGCTCGACCGGTTCTGCGCGGTCGGCGTGGTCGACGAGGTGGCGGTGGCGCTCCCGCGCGGAGCCACCGACGACGACGTCGCGGCGACGGTGGACGCGCTGGCCCCGCGAGCGTAG